The Actinomadura graeca nucleotide sequence GATCGAGAAGGTGCTGCCCGACATCGTCGCCCAGGCCCGCGCCGACCGGCTGTTCCTCAGCCGGGTCGTGGAGTTCTTCGCCGGTGAGGCGGGGATCGGCCAGTTCCTGGACATCGGGACGGGCCTGCCGACCTCCAGCAACACCCACGAGGTCGCCCAGCGGCTGCGCCCCGACGCCCGCGTCGTCTACGTCGACAACGACCCCCTGGTCCTGGCGCACGCCCGCGCGCTGCTCACCAGCACGCCGCAGGGCGTGACGGCCTACCTGGACGCCGACATGCACGAGCCGGACCGGATCCTGGACGAGGCGGCGGCGACCCTCGACCTGGACCGGCCGGTGGCGATCACGATGCTCGGGGTGGTCTGGCACATCATGGAGGACGACCAGGCGCGCCGGATCCTCGGGCGCCTGACGGAGCGGGTCGCGCCGGGGAGCCATCTGGCGATCAGCCACCAGACCGACGAGATCACCGGGGAGCGGGCGCGCGAGGCCGTCCGCATGTGGAACCGGGACGGCACCCCGCCCGGGGTGTGGAGGTCCAGGCGGCAGCTGGAGGACCTGTTCGACGCCGTGGGCCTGGAGTTGCTGGAACCGGGCGTGGTGTCCTGCAACCGGTGGCGCCCGGAGACCGTCGAGATCCTGCCGGACGAGGTCGACCAGTTCGGCGGCGTGGGCCGCAAGCCGTGAGCCCCTCGCCGGCCGTCCCCTTCCGGCCGTCCCCCTTCCGGCCGTCCCCCGGGGGCGGCACCGTCCGGCCATGCCCGTGCCCCGATCGGGATGCGCGGGCACGGAGGAATCGGGCAAGCTGGGCGGGTGGCCGGCCGGTGGTGATCGCCGCCGGCCGGGCCCCCGGCGGGAAGGAGGGGCGTGGGCACGTTATGGCTGCCGACACGCGACCCTGACGCGCTGACACGCCCCCGGCTGCTGCTGGCCGCCCGGCTCCGCGCCCTGCGCGAGCGCAACGGCGTGGTGGTGGAGGCGGCGGGCGCGACGATCGGGTCGCTGCCGCTGCTGGAGGCGATGGAGCGGGGCGTGACGGCCTCCGACCCGCACCACGTCATGGCCCTGGCGTCCCTGTACGAGGTGAACGACCACGCCGCCCGCCTGCACCTGCTGCAACTGGCCCTCAACTCGCGCGAGGAGGGCTGGTGGGCCCCCTACCGCGGCGTCATCCGGTCCTGGTTCCTGCCGTATCTCGGCGCGGAGCAGGCCGCCGAGATCATCCGTTCCTACACCGTCGGCGCCGTCCCCGACCTGCTGCAACATCCCGCCTACGCCGAGAAGCTGATCCGCTGGGGGCACCAGGGCGCCGGCGAGGAGGAGCTGGCCAAGCGGCTGGAGCTGCTGCTGCGGCGGCAGCGGATCCTGCACGGGGCCGATCCGCCCCGGCTCTGGGCGATCATCGACGAGACGGCCCTGCGCCGGCGCATGGGCACCGCCGAGATCACCTACCGGCAGCTGGAACACCTGCTGGACCTGTGCGAGCTGCCGCACGTCGTCATCCAGATCATGCCGCTGACCGTGGGCCATGACCTGCCGCGCGGCCCGATCACGCTCGTGAAGGTCCTGCGCGACCAGGACGTGCGCCAGGTGGTCTACCTCCAGCAGTTCAACGCCGCCTTCTACCCCGACTACGAGCGGCGGCACCTGTACGTGATGGACCTGCTGGCGGTCGTCGCCGAACCCCCCGCCCGCACCCCGGCCCTGTTGCGGCAAATGATCGCCGACCTGTGAGCGGGAAGGGGCGAATGTCGCCGATGACACAGAAACGGGCGGGCCGGACTGGCATGCTGTCCGGCGGCGAACAGGCCGCCCTTCCCTGAACGACCTCGCGTGCCGCCGAGTCAGATCATGTCC carries:
- a CDS encoding SAM-dependent methyltransferase; translated protein: MIVAEQFEAHLPSVPGLDPNVANSARVWDYWLGGHQYYEADKVMADEIEKVLPDIVAQARADRLFLSRVVEFFAGEAGIGQFLDIGTGLPTSSNTHEVAQRLRPDARVVYVDNDPLVLAHARALLTSTPQGVTAYLDADMHEPDRILDEAAATLDLDRPVAITMLGVVWHIMEDDQARRILGRLTERVAPGSHLAISHQTDEITGERAREAVRMWNRDGTPPGVWRSRRQLEDLFDAVGLELLEPGVVSCNRWRPETVEILPDEVDQFGGVGRKP
- a CDS encoding DUF5753 domain-containing protein: MGTLWLPTRDPDALTRPRLLLAARLRALRERNGVVVEAAGATIGSLPLLEAMERGVTASDPHHVMALASLYEVNDHAARLHLLQLALNSREEGWWAPYRGVIRSWFLPYLGAEQAAEIIRSYTVGAVPDLLQHPAYAEKLIRWGHQGAGEEELAKRLELLLRRQRILHGADPPRLWAIIDETALRRRMGTAEITYRQLEHLLDLCELPHVVIQIMPLTVGHDLPRGPITLVKVLRDQDVRQVVYLQQFNAAFYPDYERRHLYVMDLLAVVAEPPARTPALLRQMIADL